From the genome of Longispora fulva:
GTCGCTGCGCGACCTCGCCGGCCGGCGGGTGGCGGCCGGCGCGGACGGCTCGGGCACCCGGTTCACCACCGGACGCCTCCTGGACCTGGCCGGGGTGCGCGCGGAGCTGGTCACCGCGAACCAGGACGAGGCGGTCGCCGCGCTCGCCGCCGGCACCGTCGACGCGCTGTTCACCCTGACCGGGGTGCCGACGCCGGCCGTGACCCGGCTGGCCCGGATGAGCGCCGTGCGGCTGGTGCCGCTGGGGGAGTTCGTGGCGGCGCTGAACAACCGGTTCGGCGAGCTGTACACGCCGGCCACGCTGCCGTCCTCGGCGTACCCGGGGGTGGGGGCCGCCGAGACGATGACGACGCCGAACCTGCTCCTCGCCCAGGCGGGGCTGGCCGACGACCTGGTGGAGCTGATCGCGGCGACACTGTTCGCGCGGCGGGACCGGATCGCGCGCGGGCATCCGGAGGCGAACCGGATCAACACCCGCACCGGCATCGCCACCGGCCCGATCCCGCTGCACCCGGGGGCCGTGCGCTACTTCCGCTCAGTGAAGGCCTGACGCCCACCCTGAGCCACATCACGCCATGCCACGCGGCGCGGTTAGTGGTCCGGTAGTTTCTCGCCGGGTAGCGCGATCCGCACCTCCAGGCCCTGGGGCTCCAACGCGTGCAGGGACAACTCGCCGCCCCAGGCCGCGACGAGTTCCGTGCAGATGGCCAGGCCCAGGCCGGTACCCGGAAGATTGTGGTGCGAGGCCCCGCGCCAGAACCGGCCGGCGGCGCGGGACCGCTCCTCGGCCGTCAGCCCACCGCCGTCATCGCGGACCGTCAGCACCACCCGGTCGGCGTCCAGAACCGCGCCGATCCTGAGCAGCGTGCCGCCACTGAGCCGGGCGGCGTTGGCGACCAGCTCGTCGAGGACGTTGCCCAGCCCGTCGGGGGGCGCGTGCGTCGCCAGG
Proteins encoded in this window:
- a CDS encoding TAXI family TRAP transporter solute-binding subunit, encoding MVTRRQLVGSGLLVAGLAALGVGTAVLRRHPVTGPPELRIATGPPGAVFREVGSALAEVLGEVLPGTRVRTIPTGASVDNLALLASGDTDLALASLDATVAGLPAAEPGRIAAVARLYDSWVQLLVARDSPVTSLRDLAGRRVAAGADGSGTRFTTGRLLDLAGVRAELVTANQDEAVAALAAGTVDALFTLTGVPTPAVTRLARMSAVRLVPLGEFVAALNNRFGELYTPATLPSSAYPGVGAAETMTTPNLLLAQAGLADDLVELIAATLFARRDRIARGHPEANRINTRTGIATGPIPLHPGAVRYFRSVKA